In the bacterium genome, one interval contains:
- a CDS encoding response regulator: protein MPGKILIIDDDEVFRSEFKEYFSDYEIEEVPDGKAALQLLKSANNIDLIILDVMLPGINGIEVLREIKRTDPEVKIIILTGYSSKDVAIKALKGHADDYLEKPLNIDKTKEIIERLLDIKQSGKDIDTGDISGKIKKVKNFVERNCYKKTCLYDVSRIVGLSPKYLSRIFKENTGVNFSEYRLRLKMGKAKELLLNSGYNINQIAEKLGYENAESFIRQFNKLVRYTPTQYRKKTRKIKL from the coding sequence ATGCCAGGCAAAATATTAATAATAGATGATGATGAGGTTTTCAGGTCAGAATTCAAAGAGTATTTTAGTGACTATGAGATAGAGGAAGTTCCGGACGGGAAGGCCGCGCTTCAATTGCTGAAGTCGGCGAATAATATCGACCTTATTATCCTGGATGTGATGCTGCCGGGTATAAACGGGATAGAGGTGTTGAGGGAAATTAAAAGGACAGACCCGGAGGTCAAAATTATCATTTTAACCGGTTATAGTTCCAAGGATGTGGCCATTAAAGCGCTGAAAGGGCATGCCGATGATTATCTCGAAAAGCCTTTGAATATCGACAAAACGAAAGAGATTATTGAAAGGCTCCTTGACATCAAGCAATCGGGAAAAGACATAGACACGGGGGATATTTCAGGCAAGATAAAAAAAGTGAAAAATTTTGTCGAAAGGAATTGTTATAAAAAAACATGCCTCTATGATGTTTCCAGGATAGTGGGCTTAAGCCCCAAGTATTTAAGCAGGATATTCAAGGAAAATACCGGTGTAAATTTCAGTGAATACAGACTCAGGTTAAAAATGGGCAAGGCGAAGGAACTCCTGTTAAATTCGGGATACAATATAAACCAGATCGCGGAAAAACTGGGCTATGAAAACGCGGAATCCTTTATCAGGCAGTTTAATAAACTTGTAAGATATACCCCCACCCAATACCGCAAAAAAACCAGAAAAATAAAACTTTAA
- a CDS encoding ATP-binding protein: MPENKNNTRRKNLNLSKAINNIDGIYRSIVETTQEGICITDLKAKIVYVNKRVTEMLGYPAREITGSFLFSYLDKKDRKFIGKNTERRSRGTRERRILKKDGTHLWVLEFISPLTDDNGVLRGHLRMISDIDERKNIEEKLKKAHNELELKVTRRTAELIEKNSRLEEEILERRKIEKHIIRSNVILKLLSKSASYEKFTDAIAKFIRDLTDCRCVGIRILNEEGCIPYKSYTGFSREFLKSENWLSVYTDECACIRVVGGKLRPRYVNVTTPNGSFYCNNTVEFTEGLKNEEKAEYRGACVRHGFRSVAVIPVIYKNKIFGAIHIADKKENMLPRKKIDIIEPLTALIGEGIYRFTLDARRVKAELELTTAQKKLSEAKRLSDIGALAATVAHELRNPLGVIQMAVYNISKKNNNPSLASHLANIEKKVSESSNIINNLLTYSRIRTPHFDKINIFEILNECIDSAYEKFSHYEVSVNKVFDYLKGKIIEADPYQVKEIFSNIINNAYQSLPEKKGEIEIYAPGGRNGNISIYFKDNGCGIAREDLVKVFDPFFTRKSKGTGLGLTICRELLTMHGGRINIDSEKGKWTRVNIEMPSRQNR; this comes from the coding sequence ATGCCTGAAAACAAAAATAATACGCGGCGCAAAAATTTAAATTTAAGCAAGGCAATAAATAATATTGACGGGATATACCGTTCTATCGTGGAAACCACGCAGGAGGGTATATGTATAACGGATTTAAAAGCTAAAATCGTTTACGTGAACAAAAGGGTGACGGAAATGCTTGGTTACCCGGCAAGAGAGATAACCGGTTCTTTTTTATTTTCTTACCTTGATAAAAAAGACAGGAAATTTATAGGCAAAAATACTGAACGCCGCAGCAGGGGGACCAGGGAAAGGCGGATTTTGAAAAAAGACGGGACGCACCTCTGGGTGCTTGAATTCATAAGCCCGTTGACAGATGATAACGGCGTGTTACGCGGGCATCTCAGGATGATAAGCGATATCGATGAGCGAAAAAATATTGAAGAAAAACTAAAAAAAGCCCATAACGAACTGGAATTGAAAGTGACCCGGCGGACGGCGGAACTGATAGAGAAAAACAGCCGGCTTGAGGAAGAAATACTGGAGCGCAGGAAAATTGAAAAACATATTATAAGGAGCAATGTTATACTGAAACTTTTGTCAAAATCGGCTTCGTACGAAAAATTCACGGACGCGATAGCCAAATTTATCCGTGATTTGACTGACTGCAGGTGCGTTGGTATCAGGATATTAAATGAAGAAGGGTGCATACCGTATAAATCGTATACAGGTTTCAGCCGCGAATTTTTGAAATCCGAAAACTGGCTTTCTGTTTACACGGATGAATGTGCGTGTATCAGGGTTGTCGGGGGAAAATTGAGGCCCCGGTATGTGAACGTAACAACCCCGAACGGGTCATTCTACTGCAACAACACGGTTGAATTCACGGAAGGCCTCAAGAACGAAGAAAAAGCCGAATATCGCGGCGCGTGCGTCCGACATGGTTTTCGTTCAGTGGCTGTTATTCCGGTTATTTATAAAAATAAGATATTCGGGGCGATACATATCGCGGACAAAAAAGAAAATATGCTGCCCAGGAAAAAGATAGATATTATTGAACCTTTGACCGCTTTGATAGGAGAGGGTATTTACAGGTTTACACTGGATGCCAGGCGCGTTAAAGCGGAATTAGAATTGACAACGGCCCAAAAAAAATTAAGTGAAGCAAAACGCCTTTCAGATATAGGCGCTTTAGCCGCGACTGTGGCCCACGAATTGAGAAACCCCCTTGGTGTCATTCAAATGGCGGTTTATAACATATCAAAAAAAAATAATAATCCGTCCCTGGCAAGCCACCTCGCGAACATTGAAAAAAAGGTATCGGAAAGCAGCAATATTATTAATAATCTTTTGACTTATTCGAGAATAAGGACGCCGCATTTCGATAAAATAAATATTTTTGAGATATTAAACGAGTGTATTGATTCGGCGTATGAAAAATTCAGCCACTATGAGGTGTCGGTTAATAAAGTATTTGATTATCTTAAAGGAAAAATTATAGAGGCGGACCCTTACCAGGTAAAAGAGATATTCAGCAATATTATAAATAACGCTTATCAATCGCTGCCGGAAAAAAAGGGTGAAATAGAAATATACGCCCCCGGCGGCAGGAACGGCAATATCAGCATATATTTCAAGGATAACGGGTGCGGGATAGCCAGGGAAGATCTCGTAAAAGTATTCGATCCCTTTTTTACCCGGAAATCGAAAGGGACTGGACTCGGCCTTACCATCTGCAGGGAACTTTTAACCATGCATGGGGGCAGGATAAATATTGATAGTGAAAAAGGAAAATGGACCAGGGTAAACATAGAAATGCCGTCACGCCAGAATAGATAA
- a CDS encoding Fe-Mn family superoxide dismutase, producing MDKNTVLYSAKDYSGLPGKTGFSDTLLNNHFKLYQGYVKNVNILLEKLRGLSAAGKDRDPEYAELKRRLGWEFNGMRLHEYYFDNLGGKTVLDAKDILYKKISENFENFDAWKQDFISSGVMRGIGWVVLCLDPQNGRLMNLWINEHDTGHIAGSKPVLVMDVFEHAYLTDFQIDRAGYIDVFFNNINWPEVSKRLKT from the coding sequence ATGGATAAAAATACAGTTTTATACTCAGCGAAAGATTATTCCGGGCTTCCGGGCAAGACAGGTTTCAGCGACACGCTTCTTAACAACCATTTTAAGCTTTACCAGGGTTATGTGAAAAATGTGAATATTCTGCTTGAAAAACTCAGGGGATTATCGGCCGCCGGAAAGGACCGCGATCCCGAATACGCGGAACTTAAAAGAAGGCTTGGATGGGAATTTAACGGGATGAGGCTTCACGAGTATTATTTCGATAATCTTGGAGGGAAAACAGTCTTGGACGCGAAAGATATTTTATATAAAAAAATAAGCGAAAATTTTGAAAACTTTGACGCATGGAAACAGGATTTTATATCCTCGGGGGTCATGCGTGGAATAGGCTGGGTCGTTCTTTGCCTGGACCCGCAAAACGGCCGCCTGATGAACCTCTGGATAAACGAGCATGATACCGGCCATATAGCCGGGTCAAAGCCGGTCCTTGTAATGGACGTGTTTGAACACGCTTATTTAACGGATTTCCAGATCGACCGGGCCGGATATATTGATGTGTTTTTTAATAATATCAATTGGCCCGAGGTGTCAAAGAGATTAAAAACTTGA